A stretch of the Bacillus sp. FJAT-18017 genome encodes the following:
- a CDS encoding TIGR01777 family oxidoreductase, with the protein MRKIVLAGGTGFIGEYLKNRFIQLGYEVIIISRQNHTVSWEDRLTIVDALEGSELLINLAGKSVNCRYNEKNKTEIMKSRVLTTSILGECVQSCKNPPRVWMNSSTATIYRHAEDLPMTEENGEIGTGFSVDVAINWENTFFSFNLPHTRQIALRIAIVLGKDGGVMVPYRNLVRFGLGGIQGNGNQMFSWIHIEDLFQIILFLIEREDLDGVFNCSSPNPVSNRQLMKELRHAMNVPLGLPSPKWLLEMGSLLINTETELVLKSRWVIPERLQKEGYTFSFESLESALNQIL; encoded by the coding sequence ATGAGAAAAATTGTATTAGCTGGCGGAACAGGTTTTATTGGGGAGTATCTTAAAAACAGATTCATTCAATTAGGTTATGAGGTAATTATTATATCAAGGCAAAATCACACTGTTTCATGGGAAGATAGGCTTACCATTGTCGATGCTTTGGAAGGTTCGGAGCTACTTATCAACCTAGCTGGAAAATCTGTCAATTGTCGATATAATGAAAAAAACAAAACTGAAATAATGAAATCAAGGGTACTTACTACCTCAATCCTAGGAGAATGTGTACAATCATGTAAAAATCCACCTAGAGTATGGATGAATTCGAGTACCGCAACCATTTATCGCCACGCAGAAGACCTTCCTATGACAGAAGAGAATGGGGAGATTGGTACCGGTTTTTCTGTTGATGTCGCAATTAACTGGGAGAACACCTTTTTCTCTTTCAACTTACCTCATACCAGACAAATCGCCTTGCGCATTGCTATCGTTCTCGGAAAAGATGGTGGCGTGATGGTGCCTTATCGAAATTTAGTGAGATTCGGTCTTGGGGGTATTCAAGGAAATGGAAACCAAATGTTCAGTTGGATTCATATTGAAGATTTGTTTCAAATTATCCTTTTCTTAATCGAAAGGGAAGATTTGGATGGTGTATTTAATTGTTCTTCTCCAAACCCTGTTTCGAATCGTCAGTTGATGAAAGAATTAAGGCATGCCATGAATGTCCCCTTGGGTCTTCCTTCGCCCAAATGGTTACTGGAAATGGGGTCATTGCTCATAAATACGGAAACAGAATTGGTATTGAAGAGCCGATGGGTTATCCCAGAACGGTTGCAAAAGGAAGGTTACACATTCTCTTTTGAAAGTCTTGAAAGTGCCCTGAATCAAATTCTATAG
- a CDS encoding DUF3238 domain-containing protein: MKKIIFSTTCFFLLFLISGSKLYAKENLDVKVKSETSSIRLTWSDVGDYYSVLKPGAKADEVLWSGKENRYLSENLEKNVAYRFTIVAYDNKGKIIELAKVHTFTKNTDSNELENKSMENAVVQSIIYFDRVELSWDKLPDDNLVYDVYRDEELVGENLKKEFIDTKIEPQKRYAYKIIGKKKRDTSELEEIKSKAKKYKIKISPKIEKQLEIKNYEFILNVKTLKPNYKENILGFYNNFNNKKSSTLSKFLERTGFSKTAYAADDPGPQFQPTYALITHTWIPYDFVVAPIYHYSTFLGDSRKDPKIFSVRYRTKMVTTSSFYGGQNIHVKKVRATVSETHGLTYFNRWVSDTASNSGMKIKNILTYDDMVSYQVFHDVANPLVPGAPGIDYYYSAIIDSAGTYIINGYHDNTPSFSIFIADYPGHLYGLVYHSKSNSPVEFVPGLMFTTDFKVSGY; the protein is encoded by the coding sequence ATGAAGAAGATTATTTTTTCTACAACGTGTTTTTTCTTATTATTTTTAATTAGTGGGAGTAAACTGTATGCTAAGGAAAATTTGGATGTCAAAGTTAAGAGTGAGACAAGCTCTATAAGATTAACTTGGTCTGATGTTGGTGATTATTATTCTGTTCTAAAGCCTGGTGCAAAAGCTGATGAAGTTTTATGGAGTGGAAAAGAAAATAGGTATTTGAGTGAGAATTTAGAAAAAAACGTTGCTTATAGATTTACTATTGTAGCTTATGATAATAAAGGAAAAATTATAGAACTTGCCAAAGTACATACTTTTACGAAAAACACTGATAGTAATGAACTAGAAAATAAATCGATGGAAAACGCGGTAGTTCAGAGTATTATTTACTTTGATAGAGTTGAACTTTCTTGGGATAAGCTACCTGACGACAATCTCGTTTATGATGTTTATAGGGATGAAGAACTTGTGGGGGAAAATCTAAAAAAAGAATTTATTGACACTAAAATTGAACCACAAAAACGTTATGCATATAAGATCATTGGAAAAAAGAAACGAGATACGTCGGAATTAGAAGAGATTAAAAGTAAGGCAAAAAAATATAAAATAAAAATTTCCCCAAAAATCGAAAAACAATTAGAAATTAAAAATTATGAGTTTATTCTGAATGTTAAAACACTAAAACCCAATTATAAAGAAAATATTTTGGGCTTTTATAATAATTTCAATAATAAAAAATCTTCTACATTGAGCAAATTTTTAGAGCGGACCGGTTTCAGTAAGACTGCCTATGCTGCTGATGACCCTGGTCCTCAATTCCAACCAACATATGCTTTAATAACACACACTTGGATACCGTATGACTTTGTAGTGGCTCCTATTTATCATTATTCGACATTTTTGGGCGATTCACGAAAAGATCCTAAAATATTTAGCGTAAGATATCGCACGAAAATGGTAACTACGTCTAGTTTTTATGGTGGTCAAAATATCCATGTTAAAAAAGTAAGAGCAACAGTCTCAGAGACACATGGTCTTACTTATTTTAACCGATGGGTAAGCGATACAGCTTCAAATAGCGGTATGAAAATTAAAAATATCTTAACATATGATGACATGGTGTCCTATCAGGTCTTCCACGATGTAGCAAATCCATTAGTACCGGGAGCCCCGGGTATTGACTATTATTATTCTGCTATAATTGATTCGGCTGGTACTTATATTATTAATGGATACCACGATAATACACCAAGTTTTTCAATCTTTATAGCTGACTACCCTGGACATTTATATGGTCTAGTTTACCATTCCAAAAGCAATTCACCCGTTGAGTTTGTTCCTGGACTTATGTTTACCACAGATTTTAAGGTATCAGGATACTAA